A single region of the Mugil cephalus isolate CIBA_MC_2020 chromosome 4, CIBA_Mcephalus_1.1, whole genome shotgun sequence genome encodes:
- the LOC125007090 gene encoding carbohydrate sulfotransferase 11-like isoform X1, with protein MRKPKVIRMVFALCLGCFFMVIFYFNSGLKPASETVDERGGGQKSRRSPLQALYDGDQVESAVQAIHQGRRELLEEACRSYTRKRRVLIPEDLKHVIVDDQHGLLYCYVPKVACTNWKRVLMVLTGVSGSHTDPLAIPANEAHVPGNLRTLSEYTTSQINQRLRSYLKFVFVREPFERLVSAYRNKFTRSYNTAFHKRYGTKIVQRHRRDPQPEALERGNDVSFEEFVYYLVDPATQREEPFNEHWERVHSLCHPCLIHYDVVGKYETLEQDSRYVLQLAGVEDQVSFPTSSKSTRTTGDMAAQFFHNISPFYQKKLYNLYRMDFLLFNYSIPAYLKFR; from the exons CCTCGGAGACGGTGGACGAAAGAGGCGGTGGGCAGAAGTCGAGGAGGAGTCCTCTACAGGCGCTGTACGACGGTGACCAG GTTGAGTCTGCAGTGCAGGCCATCCATCAGGGTCGACGGGAGCTTTTAGAGGAAGCCTGTCGCTCCTACACCCGCAAGCGCAGAGTCCTCATCCCTGAGGACCTGAAGCACGTCATCGTGGACGACCAGCACGGTTTGCTGTACTGCTACGTGCCCAAAGTGGCGTGCACCAACTGGAAGCGGGTGCTCATGGTTCTGACGGGCGTATCGGGGTCTCACACGGACCCGCTGGCCATCCCCGCCAACGAGGCCCACGTCCCGGGAAACCTCCGCACCCTCTCGGAGTACACCACCTCCCAGATCAACCAGCGCCTGCGCTCCTACCTGAAGTTCGTCTTCGTTCGTGAACCTTTCGAGCGCCTCGTGTCTGCGTACCGCAACAAATTCACCCGGAGCTACAACACGGCTTTTCATAAACGATACGGCACAAAGATAGTGCAGCGGCACAGGCGGGACCCGCAGCCGGAGGCTCTGGAGAGAGGAAATGATGTCTCGTTTGAGGAGTTTGTGTATTACCTCGTGGACCCGGCCACCCAGCGAGAGGAGCCCTTCAACGAGCACTGGGAGCGGGTGCACTCGCTGTGCCACCCCTGCCTCATCCACTACGATGTGGTGGGGAAATATGAAACGCTGGAGCAGGACTCGCGCTACGTGCTGCAGCTGGCTGGGGTGGAGGACCAGGTCAGCTTCCCCACCTCGTCCAAGAGCACCAGGACTACAGGAGACATGGCGGCCCAGTTCTTCCACAACATCAGCCCTTTTTACCAGAAGAAGCTGTACAATCTCTATCGCATGGACTTCCTACTCTTTAACTACTCTATACCAGCCTACCTCAAGTTTAGATGA
- the LOC125007090 gene encoding carbohydrate sulfotransferase 11-like isoform X2: MQTQSVRQVTSTVESAVQAIHQGRRELLEEACRSYTRKRRVLIPEDLKHVIVDDQHGLLYCYVPKVACTNWKRVLMVLTGVSGSHTDPLAIPANEAHVPGNLRTLSEYTTSQINQRLRSYLKFVFVREPFERLVSAYRNKFTRSYNTAFHKRYGTKIVQRHRRDPQPEALERGNDVSFEEFVYYLVDPATQREEPFNEHWERVHSLCHPCLIHYDVVGKYETLEQDSRYVLQLAGVEDQVSFPTSSKSTRTTGDMAAQFFHNISPFYQKKLYNLYRMDFLLFNYSIPAYLKFR, translated from the exons atgcaaactCAAAGTGTTCGACAGGTCACCTCCACG GTTGAGTCTGCAGTGCAGGCCATCCATCAGGGTCGACGGGAGCTTTTAGAGGAAGCCTGTCGCTCCTACACCCGCAAGCGCAGAGTCCTCATCCCTGAGGACCTGAAGCACGTCATCGTGGACGACCAGCACGGTTTGCTGTACTGCTACGTGCCCAAAGTGGCGTGCACCAACTGGAAGCGGGTGCTCATGGTTCTGACGGGCGTATCGGGGTCTCACACGGACCCGCTGGCCATCCCCGCCAACGAGGCCCACGTCCCGGGAAACCTCCGCACCCTCTCGGAGTACACCACCTCCCAGATCAACCAGCGCCTGCGCTCCTACCTGAAGTTCGTCTTCGTTCGTGAACCTTTCGAGCGCCTCGTGTCTGCGTACCGCAACAAATTCACCCGGAGCTACAACACGGCTTTTCATAAACGATACGGCACAAAGATAGTGCAGCGGCACAGGCGGGACCCGCAGCCGGAGGCTCTGGAGAGAGGAAATGATGTCTCGTTTGAGGAGTTTGTGTATTACCTCGTGGACCCGGCCACCCAGCGAGAGGAGCCCTTCAACGAGCACTGGGAGCGGGTGCACTCGCTGTGCCACCCCTGCCTCATCCACTACGATGTGGTGGGGAAATATGAAACGCTGGAGCAGGACTCGCGCTACGTGCTGCAGCTGGCTGGGGTGGAGGACCAGGTCAGCTTCCCCACCTCGTCCAAGAGCACCAGGACTACAGGAGACATGGCGGCCCAGTTCTTCCACAACATCAGCCCTTTTTACCAGAAGAAGCTGTACAATCTCTATCGCATGGACTTCCTACTCTTTAACTACTCTATACCAGCCTACCTCAAGTTTAGATGA